The following are encoded together in the Halopseudomonas salegens genome:
- the fabD gene encoding ACP S-malonyltransferase produces the protein MKQSLAFVFPGQGSQAVGMLAAQAEGHAVVKETFAEASEVLGYDLWQLCQQGPEADLNRTDRTQPAILTASVALWRLWCAQTGVRPAFVAGHSLGEYSALVAAEVISFADAVRLVERRGQLMQQSVPEGQGGMAAILGLEDQQIIDICAQVANGEVVSAVNFNAPGQVVIAGQASAVQRAVEACKSAGAKRAMPLPVSVPSHCALMRPAAEELAKDLAALQWQQPGMTLVQNVSAAPAENLDSLREQLVEQLYSPVRWVESVAWMAEQGVCDLVECGPGKVLSGLNKRCAKGIGTHNIDSVDGLAAALAALEQGV, from the coding sequence ATGAAGCAATCCCTTGCTTTCGTTTTCCCGGGTCAGGGCTCCCAGGCGGTTGGCATGTTGGCCGCCCAGGCGGAAGGGCACGCAGTGGTCAAAGAGACCTTTGCCGAAGCGTCCGAAGTGCTCGGTTATGACTTGTGGCAACTTTGCCAGCAGGGCCCGGAAGCCGATCTGAATCGTACCGATCGCACCCAGCCTGCCATTCTCACTGCTTCAGTGGCATTGTGGCGCCTTTGGTGCGCACAAACAGGTGTGCGCCCGGCTTTTGTTGCGGGTCACAGTCTGGGTGAGTACTCGGCGCTGGTGGCTGCCGAGGTCATCAGCTTTGCCGATGCTGTTCGGCTGGTTGAGCGGCGTGGACAGTTGATGCAGCAGTCGGTACCCGAAGGGCAGGGCGGAATGGCGGCCATTCTGGGCCTGGAAGACCAGCAGATCATCGATATTTGCGCTCAGGTTGCGAATGGCGAGGTGGTCAGTGCGGTCAACTTCAATGCGCCGGGGCAGGTAGTGATAGCCGGTCAGGCGTCTGCAGTGCAGCGTGCGGTGGAGGCCTGCAAGTCTGCAGGGGCCAAGCGTGCGATGCCTCTGCCGGTCAGTGTGCCTTCTCACTGCGCCCTGATGCGTCCCGCCGCCGAAGAGCTGGCGAAGGACCTGGCTGCGCTGCAATGGCAGCAACCCGGGATGACTCTGGTGCAGAATGTCAGCGCTGCTCCGGCAGAAAATCTCGATAGCCTGCGCGAGCAACTGGTTGAGCAGTTGTACAGCCCGGTACGCTGGGTAGAGTCTGTGGCCTGGATGGCCGAGCAGGGCGTCTGTGACTTGGTTGAATGTGGCCCGGGCAAGGTGCTCAGCGGTCTGAACAAGCGCTGTGCCAAGGGTATTGGCACGCACAATATTGACAGCGTTGACGGTCTTGCCGCTGCGCTGGCTGCACTTGAACAAGGAGTTTGA
- the fabG gene encoding 3-oxoacyl-ACP reductase FabG, translating to MSLQGKVALVTGASRGIGQAIAHALAAQGATVIGTATSDQGAAAIGETLSAAGYKGTGLKLNVCDAESIASVLETINKDFGAPAILVNNAGITRDNLLMRMKDEEWDDIINTNLTSVYRLSKAVLRGMSKARWGRIINISSVVGGMGNAGQANYAAAKAGLEGFTRALAREVGSRAITVNAVAPGFIDTDMTRELNDNQRSAMLEQIPLGRLGAAEEIAATVAFIADERAAYITGATIPVNGGMFMS from the coding sequence ATGAGTTTGCAAGGAAAAGTAGCGCTGGTTACCGGCGCCAGCCGGGGTATCGGTCAGGCGATTGCCCATGCGCTGGCGGCTCAGGGCGCTACCGTGATCGGGACGGCTACCAGTGATCAGGGGGCGGCAGCCATTGGTGAGACGTTGAGTGCAGCCGGTTACAAGGGCACCGGGCTGAAGTTGAATGTCTGCGATGCCGAATCCATTGCCAGCGTACTGGAAACCATCAACAAGGATTTCGGCGCACCGGCAATTCTGGTCAACAATGCCGGTATCACCCGTGACAATCTGCTGATGCGCATGAAGGACGAGGAGTGGGACGATATCATCAACACCAACCTGACCTCGGTCTACCGTCTGTCAAAAGCCGTATTGCGTGGCATGAGCAAAGCGCGCTGGGGCCGTATCATTAATATCAGCTCGGTGGTCGGCGGCATGGGCAATGCCGGTCAGGCAAATTATGCTGCGGCCAAGGCCGGGCTTGAGGGGTTTACCCGTGCCCTGGCGCGGGAAGTGGGCTCGCGCGCTATTACCGTGAATGCGGTGGCCCCCGGTTTTATTGATACCGATATGACGCGTGAACTGAACGACAATCAGCGCTCGGCCATGCTTGAGCAGATCCCGCTCGGTCGTTTGGGTGCTGCTGAAGAAATTGCCGCGACTGTCGCTTTTATCGCTGATGAGCGTGCCGCTTACATCACCGGGGCGACAATTCCGGTCAATGGTGGCATGTTTATGAGCTGA
- the acpP gene encoding acyl carrier protein produces the protein MSTIEERVKKIVAEQLGVKEEEVTNSASFVEDLGADSLDTVELVMALEEEFETEIPDEDAEKITTVQEAIDYVNAHQK, from the coding sequence ATGAGCACCATCGAAGAACGCGTCAAGAAAATCGTAGCCGAACAACTCGGCGTCAAAGAGGAAGAAGTAACCAACAGTGCTTCTTTTGTTGAAGATCTTGGCGCTGACTCCCTGGACACCGTGGAGCTGGTCATGGCGCTCGAAGAAGAATTCGAGACCGAAATTCCGGATGAAGATGCCGAGAAGATCACCACCGTTCAGGAAGCAATCGACTACGTGAACGCTCACCAGAAGTAA
- the fabF gene encoding beta-ketoacyl-ACP synthase II, translated as MSRRRVVVTGLGMLTPLGNTVEQTWQGVVAGKSGIATIEHMDVSAFGTRFGGSVRDFDLTPYMEPKEARKLDLFIQYGIAACVQALTDSGLDITDANRDRIGVAMGSGIGGLTNIEKNVEVLLNSGPRRISPFFVPGSIINMVAGYLSIKYGLQGPNYAITTACTTGTHSIGMAARNIAYGEADVMVAGGSEMATTGLGLGGFSAARALSTRNDDPQGASRPWDRGRDGFVLSDGSGALVLEEYEQAKARGANIYAEVIGFGMSGDAFHMTAPPEDGRGGAKCMANALKDAGVNPDSVGYINAHGTSTSAGDIAETQAVKTVFGAHAGDLAISSTKSMVGHLLGAAGAVEAIFSVLALRDQVAPPTINLDDPDDGCDLNYVAHEAQQRKLEVVVSNSFGFGGTNGSLVFRRL; from the coding sequence GTGTCGCGTAGACGCGTCGTGGTAACCGGTTTGGGTATGTTGACCCCTCTGGGCAACACCGTGGAGCAGACTTGGCAGGGTGTGGTGGCCGGCAAAAGCGGCATCGCCACCATCGAGCATATGGATGTCAGCGCGTTTGGTACCCGTTTCGGGGGGTCGGTACGCGATTTTGACCTTACGCCCTATATGGAGCCGAAAGAAGCGCGCAAGCTGGATCTGTTCATTCAATACGGTATTGCCGCGTGCGTGCAGGCCTTGACTGACTCCGGGCTCGATATAACCGATGCCAACCGCGATCGCATCGGGGTTGCCATGGGGTCCGGCATTGGCGGGCTGACCAATATCGAGAAAAACGTTGAGGTGCTGCTGAACAGCGGCCCGCGACGAATCTCCCCTTTCTTTGTGCCAGGCTCGATCATCAATATGGTTGCCGGCTACCTGTCGATCAAATATGGCCTGCAAGGCCCCAACTATGCAATTACCACGGCCTGCACCACAGGTACGCACAGTATTGGTATGGCGGCGCGCAACATTGCCTATGGTGAGGCCGACGTCATGGTCGCCGGTGGCTCGGAGATGGCTACGACCGGGTTGGGGCTGGGTGGCTTCAGTGCTGCACGGGCACTCTCAACGCGCAATGATGATCCACAGGGTGCCAGCCGCCCCTGGGACCGTGGTCGCGACGGGTTTGTACTGTCCGACGGCTCCGGTGCCCTGGTGCTGGAAGAGTACGAGCAGGCCAAGGCGCGGGGCGCCAATATCTACGCTGAAGTGATCGGTTTCGGCATGAGTGGCGATGCTTTCCATATGACGGCCCCTCCGGAAGATGGTCGTGGCGGAGCCAAGTGTATGGCCAATGCCCTCAAGGATGCCGGGGTAAACCCGGATTCAGTGGGGTATATCAATGCCCACGGAACCTCGACGTCAGCAGGTGATATTGCCGAAACGCAGGCAGTGAAAACCGTATTTGGTGCGCATGCCGGCGACCTGGCAATCAGTTCGACCAAATCCATGGTTGGCCATTTGCTGGGTGCCGCCGGCGCCGTGGAAGCCATTTTCAGTGTGCTTGCACTGCGTGACCAGGTTGCGCCACCGACTATCAACCTGGATGATCCGGATGATGGCTGCGACCTCAATTACGTGGCTCACGAGGCTCAACAGCGCAAGCTCGAGGTCGTCGTGTCGAATTCCTTCGGTTTTGGTGGTACCAACGGCAGTCTGGTTTTCCGCCGCCTCTGA
- the pabC gene encoding aminodeoxychorismate lyase, producing the protein MVELSPGFTLIDGQPCTELNVRDRGLAYGDGLFETLRVAQGRIPLLEQHLARLSRGADRLHIACDTRLLAQELSQLALQLGGGILKLILTRGDGQRGYALPKPQRPRRIVQVAALPAYPPAHAEQGVCLYPCATRLGQQPLLAGIKHLNRLEQVLARAEWDDPAYAEGLVCDQQGAPVECTVSNLFLRYQGGWLTPALDQCGVQGVMRDYLCTQLDAVGQPVGVRPVTQAELLASSEVFCCNSVFGVWPVIGLGSQQWSIGPHTRQAQALAQQVLL; encoded by the coding sequence ATGGTCGAGCTCAGCCCGGGTTTCACCTTGATTGATGGCCAACCGTGCACGGAGCTCAATGTGCGTGACCGCGGGCTGGCCTATGGGGACGGGCTGTTTGAGACGCTGCGGGTAGCACAGGGTCGCATCCCCTTGCTGGAACAGCATCTGGCGCGACTGAGTCGCGGGGCAGACCGTTTGCACATTGCCTGTGATACCCGGCTGTTGGCGCAAGAGCTGTCGCAGCTCGCGCTGCAGCTGGGTGGCGGTATTCTGAAGCTGATCCTCACTCGCGGTGACGGCCAGCGAGGCTATGCCTTGCCAAAGCCCCAGCGCCCCCGGCGTATTGTCCAGGTGGCTGCCTTGCCGGCCTATCCGCCCGCCCATGCCGAGCAGGGGGTTTGTTTGTATCCCTGTGCCACTCGTCTGGGCCAGCAGCCCTTGCTGGCCGGAATCAAACACCTCAATCGACTTGAGCAGGTGCTGGCACGGGCGGAGTGGGATGATCCTGCCTATGCCGAAGGTCTGGTCTGTGACCAGCAGGGCGCGCCCGTAGAGTGCACCGTGAGTAATCTTTTTCTGCGCTACCAGGGAGGGTGGTTGACGCCGGCGCTGGATCAGTGTGGTGTACAAGGTGTCATGCGTGATTACCTGTGCACGCAACTGGACGCAGTGGGGCAGCCGGTTGGCGTGCGGCCGGTGACTCAGGCTGAATTGCTGGCCAGCAGTGAGGTCTTCTGCTGCAATAGCGTTTTCGGTGTCTGGCCGGTTATCGGGCTGGGCAGTCAACAGTGGTCTATCGGCCCTCACACTCGTCAGGCGCAAGCCCTGGCGCAACAGGTTCTGCTGTGA
- the mltG gene encoding endolytic transglycosylase MltG — MKAFVKYTALLLIFLVVATGSVLTWGYFTLQQTLAQPLAITEPRTLEVEPGTSPGRLLASLERDGWLQRAEWLRRYWQFQTPEAVLQVGEYEVPAGITAQQLLGMLQRGDVVRRQVTLVEGRTFQQFRQVLATAERLQQTLSLELTAEEVMAELGLAGEHPEGRFFPDTYQYTRSTSDRDILLRAYERMATTLEEVWAQRADDLPIETPYEALILASIIERETGAPHERGEIAGVFTRRLRIGMRLQTDPTVIYGMGDAYEGRILRRHLREPTPWNTYTIDGLPPTPIAMPGREALLAAVNPEPGSSLYFVARGDGTHKFSDNLREHNRAVRNYQIENRADNYRSSPAPNPPAEESQP; from the coding sequence GTGAAAGCTTTCGTTAAATATACCGCTTTGCTACTGATTTTTCTTGTCGTTGCCACTGGCAGCGTGCTGACCTGGGGGTACTTCACCTTGCAGCAGACGCTTGCGCAACCCCTGGCTATCACTGAACCGCGGACCCTTGAGGTTGAGCCCGGAACCTCTCCCGGGCGTCTGCTGGCTTCACTGGAGCGCGATGGCTGGTTGCAGCGGGCCGAATGGTTGCGACGATACTGGCAGTTTCAGACGCCGGAAGCAGTGCTGCAGGTGGGTGAATACGAGGTGCCGGCCGGAATAACCGCGCAGCAACTGCTCGGCATGCTGCAGCGGGGTGATGTCGTCCGCCGTCAGGTCACCCTGGTTGAGGGTCGGACCTTTCAGCAGTTCCGCCAGGTGTTGGCAACCGCTGAACGCTTGCAGCAAACCCTGTCGCTGGAACTGACTGCGGAAGAGGTCATGGCCGAACTGGGCCTGGCCGGTGAACACCCGGAAGGGCGCTTCTTTCCGGATACCTATCAGTACACCCGCAGTACCAGTGATCGCGACATACTGCTACGGGCTTATGAGCGCATGGCAACCACTCTGGAAGAGGTATGGGCGCAGCGCGCGGACGACCTGCCCATCGAGACCCCCTACGAAGCCTTGATTCTTGCCTCGATCATTGAGCGGGAAACCGGTGCGCCCCATGAGCGCGGCGAAATTGCCGGGGTGTTTACCCGGCGTCTGCGCATTGGTATGCGACTTCAGACCGATCCGACGGTGATCTATGGCATGGGCGATGCCTATGAAGGGCGCATTCTGCGCCGTCATCTGCGTGAACCAACGCCATGGAACACCTATACCATTGATGGACTACCGCCCACTCCGATTGCCATGCCGGGTCGTGAGGCCTTGCTGGCTGCAGTGAATCCCGAGCCGGGCAGCAGCCTGTACTTTGTTGCCCGCGGCGATGGCACGCACAAATTTTCCGACAATCTGCGCGAACATAACCGCGCGGTACGCAATTATCAGATAGAGAACCGGGCGGACAACTATCGCTCGAGTCCGGCGCCTAATCCCCCGGCAGAGGAAAGCCAGCCATGA
- the tmk gene encoding dTMP kinase, translated as MSGLFITLEGPEGAGKSTNLHYLAEHLRAAGCEPLLTREPGGTPVAEEIRSVLLSQHSERMDDDAELLLVFAARAQHLNSLIRPQLAAGKVVISDRFTDATYAYQGGGRGIDPARIAVLEDWVQGSLRPDLTLIFDLPVEVGMARARARSALDRFEQEHVDFFQAVRSTYLERAAAFPERYRVIDASVQLSAVQQQLHAVVEEILERWHD; from the coding sequence ATGAGTGGTTTGTTCATAACTCTGGAAGGACCGGAAGGCGCAGGCAAGTCCACCAATCTGCACTACCTGGCAGAGCATTTGCGAGCAGCGGGTTGCGAACCCTTGCTGACGCGTGAGCCGGGCGGTACGCCGGTCGCAGAAGAAATTCGCTCGGTGTTGCTCAGTCAGCACAGTGAGCGCATGGACGACGATGCCGAGTTGTTGCTGGTATTCGCCGCCCGTGCGCAACACCTCAACAGCTTGATTCGCCCGCAACTGGCAGCCGGCAAGGTGGTCATCAGTGACCGTTTTACCGATGCCACCTATGCCTACCAGGGTGGTGGCAGGGGGATTGATCCGGCGCGCATTGCGGTACTGGAGGACTGGGTGCAGGGTAGCCTGCGGCCTGATCTGACGCTGATTTTTGATCTGCCGGTGGAAGTCGGTATGGCGCGTGCCCGGGCTCGCAGCGCCCTGGACCGCTTCGAGCAGGAGCATGTGGACTTCTTCCAGGCAGTGCGCAGCACTTACCTGGAACGCGCCGCCGCCTTTCCGGAGCGCTACCGCGTCATTGATGCCAGCGTCCAGCTGTCCGCAGTTCAGCAACAGTTGCACGCCGTGGTCGAAGAGATTCTGGAGCGTTGGCATGACTGA
- a CDS encoding DNA polymerase III subunit delta', which produces MTDAAQPCPWHLADWQQRVSRQQQPHAWLFSGPAGIGKRQYANALAASLLCSQPVPGPACGQCRNCLLAQAGTHPDWLLLEPEETGKMIKVDAVRQLVDFMAQTAQQGGRKIIVLHPAEAMNHNAANALLKSLEEPTADTYLLLISDQPSQLLPTIRSRCQQVSLPLPDAATALAWLQQAQPELGQEAAEQLLVMSAGAPLRALELDAQGALSWRAEVVAGIKQLLKGEQGASSLAERWKAVPLILLLDWFCDWTLDLLKYRQGVGQLCTNADMDKVLGYMADRVDMLALQEWQDWLLAHRGMLLGKANLNRVLLLESLLLQWKQLVQRR; this is translated from the coding sequence ATGACTGATGCCGCGCAGCCCTGTCCCTGGCATCTGGCTGACTGGCAGCAGCGGGTCAGTCGCCAGCAACAGCCACATGCCTGGTTGTTTTCCGGCCCGGCGGGTATCGGCAAGCGGCAATACGCCAATGCGCTGGCTGCCAGCCTGCTGTGCAGTCAGCCGGTACCCGGCCCAGCCTGCGGACAGTGTCGTAATTGCCTGCTGGCCCAGGCGGGCACTCACCCGGATTGGCTACTGCTGGAACCCGAAGAAACCGGCAAGATGATCAAGGTGGATGCGGTGCGTCAGCTGGTGGACTTCATGGCGCAGACTGCCCAGCAGGGCGGGCGCAAGATCATTGTTCTGCATCCGGCCGAAGCGATGAACCACAATGCCGCCAACGCCTTGCTGAAATCGCTGGAGGAGCCGACCGCAGATACCTATTTGCTGCTGATCAGTGATCAGCCAAGCCAGTTGCTGCCGACTATCCGTAGCCGCTGTCAGCAGGTCAGCCTGCCGCTACCGGATGCGGCTACTGCGCTGGCCTGGCTGCAGCAAGCGCAGCCTGAACTGGGTCAGGAGGCTGCGGAACAGTTGCTTGTCATGTCTGCCGGTGCTCCCTTGCGCGCACTGGAGCTGGATGCTCAGGGTGCCTTGAGCTGGCGGGCCGAGGTTGTCGCCGGGATCAAACAACTGCTTAAAGGTGAGCAAGGGGCATCATCCCTGGCTGAACGCTGGAAAGCCGTGCCCCTGATCTTGCTGCTGGACTGGTTTTGTGACTGGACGCTGGACCTGCTGAAATACCGTCAGGGTGTCGGTCAGCTGTGCACCAATGCCGATATGGATAAAGTCCTCGGCTATATGGCCGACAGAGTGGATATGCTCGCCTTGCAGGAATGGCAGGACTGGTTGCTGGCCCATCGCGGCATGCTGTTGGGCAAGGCCAACCTGAATCGGGTGTTATTGCTGGAAAGCTTGTTATTGCAGTGGAAACAACTGGTACAAAGGCGTTAG
- a CDS encoding PilZ domain-containing protein, with protein MNNPAAPGPRNGILSLTIKDKSVLYAAYMPFVKHGGLFIPTNKHYRPGDEVFMLLNLMDEPEKIPVAGKVIWITPRGAQGNRAAGIGVQFSDQDNTARSKIETYLAGALKSDRPTHTM; from the coding sequence ATGAACAACCCAGCTGCTCCAGGTCCGCGTAATGGCATCCTGTCGCTGACCATCAAGGACAAGTCGGTTCTCTATGCCGCCTACATGCCCTTTGTAAAGCATGGTGGGCTGTTTATTCCGACCAACAAGCATTACCGCCCGGGTGATGAAGTCTTTATGCTGCTCAACCTGATGGATGAGCCGGAAAAAATCCCCGTTGCCGGCAAGGTGATCTGGATTACCCCGCGTGGTGCCCAGGGCAACCGGGCTGCCGGGATTGGTGTTCAGTTCAGTGACCAGGACAATACTGCGCGCAGCAAGATTGAGACCTACCTGGCCGGTGCGCTTAAATCGGACCGTCCTACGCATACCATGTAG
- a CDS encoding TatD family hydrolase: MLIDSHCHLDRLDLTAHQGSLDSALDAARARGIGKFLCIGVDAANAPVVKGLAEQYADVYCSVGVHPLDLAANGQASLDWLLQAIDHPRVVAIGETGLDYHYHPEHAEAQQASFATHLQAARQSGKPVIIHTRSAREDTLRLLREADLANTGVLHCFTEDWNMARQALDLGYYISLSGIVTFRNASDLRDVARQVPADRLLVETDSPYLAPVPHRGKPNEPQFVHEVASFLAELRGESLEQLQQSTTDNFHRLFPLAV; this comes from the coding sequence ATGTTGATTGACTCCCATTGCCACCTGGATCGTCTCGATCTGACCGCCCATCAGGGCTCCCTCGACAGCGCACTGGATGCTGCCCGTGCGCGAGGCATCGGCAAGTTTCTCTGTATCGGTGTGGATGCCGCCAATGCCCCGGTGGTCAAGGGGCTGGCGGAGCAGTATGCCGATGTCTATTGCAGTGTAGGGGTTCATCCGCTGGATTTGGCCGCCAATGGGCAGGCCAGCCTCGACTGGTTGTTGCAGGCGATCGACCATCCCCGCGTGGTCGCCATAGGTGAAACAGGGCTGGATTACCATTACCATCCGGAGCACGCCGAGGCCCAGCAAGCGTCATTTGCTACCCATTTGCAGGCCGCCAGGCAAAGCGGTAAACCGGTGATTATTCATACCCGTAGTGCCAGGGAAGATACTCTGCGCCTGCTGCGAGAAGCGGACCTCGCAAACACGGGCGTTCTGCACTGCTTTACCGAAGACTGGAACATGGCCCGGCAGGCACTGGATCTGGGCTATTACATTTCGCTCTCGGGCATTGTCACCTTCCGCAATGCCAGCGATCTGCGTGACGTGGCCAGGCAGGTTCCTGCTGACCGCCTGCTGGTTGAAACCGATTCGCCTTATCTGGCTCCGGTACCGCATCGCGGCAAGCCCAATGAGCCTCAGTTCGTGCATGAGGTCGCCAGCTTCCTCGCCGAGCTACGTGGTGAATCTCTGGAGCAACTGCAGCAGTCAACCACTGATAATTTTCATCGTCTGTTTCCGCTGGCTGTTTGA